One Aegilops tauschii subsp. strangulata cultivar AL8/78 chromosome 7, Aet v6.0, whole genome shotgun sequence genomic window carries:
- the LOC109745514 gene encoding protein DETOXIFICATION 52-like, translated as MDKKRTKSRFVWVGPLELLLTQGRRHPYKTPCTRSASGTLHPCTGCPRPSTPPSFKLCSATSLAYSSSRSLSCSLQHANSGPMCTTTPAPSAPAVAVSGGKGLHHVYVTLAQCADVHGHGGDAAGAHCHPQLKCHGVDGHAVPLTVNGGETFREAAALCRLACPIALTALLLYSRTALSMLFLGSLGDLQLAAGSLAVAFANITGYSVLSGLSLGMDPLCSQAFGANQPTLLGLTLYRSVLFLLCCSLPLSALWLNMSKILLFLGQDREITELAQQYLLFSLPDLFTFSLIHPLRVYLRSQGVTQPLTTAAGAAVLFHVLANYVLVGRLGLGAEGVAAAASASNFVLLGVLLAYVSRRDTALREAWGPTVEWLAGWGPLARLAAPSCASVCLEWWWYEVMILLCGLLPEPKPAVASMGVLMQTTALVYVFPSSLGLGVSTRVGNELGANRPGRARSSARVAMVGAAGMGLLAMSFAAGMRHAWGRLFTADADIIRLTAAALPVVGLCELGNCPQTVGCGVLRGSARPSRAAHVNLGAFYLVGMPVAVVLAFWFGVGFVGLWVGLLAAQVCCAGLMLCAVGSTDWEAQARRAQALTSSSSPDVEMSDAGKGGGHASAAAAAAGGAGPEKGEHDEDRADRRRYEPLISNEKAEPGTVQVL; from the coding sequence ATggacaaaaagcggacaaaaTCGCGGTTTGTTTGGGTaggcccgttggagttgctcttaacGCAAGGCCGTCGTCATCCTTATAAGACCCCATGCACTCGCTCTGCCTCCGGCACTCTGCACCCCTGCACAGGGTGTCCCCGACCAAGTACACCACCAAGCTTTAAACTCTGCTCTGCTACTAGTCTCGCCTACTCTTCTTCTCGATCTCTAAGCTGCAGCCTGCAGCACGCAAACAGCGGACCGATGTGCACCACCACCCCTGCGCCGTCGGCGCCAGCGGTGGCAGTCTCCGGCGGCAAGGGCCTCCACCACGTCTATGTGACGCTGGCCCAGTGCGCCGACGTTCACGGGCACGGGGGCGACGCGGCCGGCGCTCATTGTCACCCCCAGCTCAAGTGCCATGGGGTTGACGGCCACGCCGTGCCCCTGACTGTGAATGGTGGCGAGACTTTCCGCGAGGCGGCGGCACTGTGCCGGCTGGCGTGCCCGATCGCGCTGACGGCGCTGCTGCTCTACTCCCGCACCGCGCTGTCCATGCTCTTCCTCGGCTCCCTCGGCGACCTCCAGCTAGCGGCGGGTTCGCTCGCCGTCGCCTTCGCCAACATCACCGGCTACTCAGTGCTCTCCGGGCTCTCCCTCGGAATGGACCCGCTTTGCTCTCAGGCGTTTGGCGCCAACCAGCCGACGCTCCTCGGCCTCACCCTCTACCGCTCTGTTCTCTTCTTGCTCTGCTGCTCGCTGCCGCTCTCTGCGCTGTGGCTCAACATGTCAAAGATCCTCCTCTTCCTCGGCCAGGACCGCGAGATCACGGAGCTCGCGCAGCAGTACCTCCTATTCTCCCTCCCCGACCTCTTCACCTTCTCCCTGATCCACCCACTACGCGTCTACCTCCGGTCGCAAGGTGTCACGCAGCCGCTCACCACTGCCGCGGGCGCAGCCGTGCTGTTCCATGTGCTGGCCAACTACGTGCTGGTGGGGCGACTCGGGCTCGGCGCCGAGGGGGTTGCCGCCGCGGCCTCGGCTTCCAACTTCGTGCTACTCGGCGTGCTGCTGGCGTACGTCAGCCGGCGCGACACGGCGTTGCGGGAGGCATGGGGTCCCACGGTGGAGTGGCTCGCCGGATGGGGCCCGCTTGCGCGGCTGGCCGCTCCTAGCTGCGCGTCGGTGTGCCTGGAGTGGTGGTGGTACGAGGTGATGATCTTGCTGTGCGGGCTACTGCCGGAGCCAAAGCCGGCGGTGGCGTCCATGGGCGTGCTTATGCAGACGACGGCGCTTGTGTATGTCTTCCCGTCGTCCCTGGGTCTCGGCGTATCGACGCGGGTGGGAAACGAGCTGGGCGCGAAtcgcccaggccgcgcgcgctcTTCCGCTCGCGTGGCCATGGTCGGCGCCGCCGGGATGGGACTCTTGGCCATGTCGTTCGCAGCGGGGATGCGCCACGCATGGGGTCGACTCTTCACCGCCGACGCCGACATCATCCGCCTAACTGCAGCCGCGCTGCCGGTCGTAGGGCTGTGCGAGCTCGGAAATTGCCCACAGACCGTCGGCTGCGGCGTGCTCCGCGGCAGCGCCCGGCCGTCGCGAGCCGCGCACGTCAACCTCGGCGCTTTCTATCTTGTGGGCATGCCCGTCGCCGTCGTGCTTGCGTTCTGGTTCGGCGTGGGCTTCGTTGGGCTCTGGGTGGGGCTCCTCGCCGCCCAGGTGTGCTGCGCCGGGCTCATGCTGTGCGCCGTGGGATCCACCGACTGGGAGGCGCAGGCTCGGCGGGCTCAGGCGCTGACATCGTCGTCCTCTCCAGACGTGGAGATGTCCGACGCTGGGAAGGGCGGGGGCCacgcgtcggcggcggcggccgcggcaGGGGGAGCCGGGCCCGAGAAAGGGGAGCACGATGAGGACAGGGCGGACAGGAGGCGCTACGAGCCATTGATCTCGAACGAGAAGGCCGAGCCCGGGACAGTGCAGGTGCTTTGA